The following nucleotide sequence is from Nitrospirota bacterium.
CTTTAACCGACCTGGCTGGTTATAAAGTTTACTATGGAACTACTTCAGGTAACTACAGCACTGTCATGGATGTGTCAAATGTCACCAGTTACACAGTCTACGGCTTGTTCGATAATACAACCTATTATTTCGCTACAACAGCCTACAATACCTCCTCAATCGAAAGTGCATATTCCGGAGAAGTTGCAAAGACTACTGCAGGCACATCCAATATAACTGCAGCACTGCCCGACACAACACCTCCTACCGGTACCATTACTATTAACAATGGGGATCCTTATGCCAC
It contains:
- a CDS encoding fibronectin type III domain-containing protein, translated to MSILILVVILSVISIGATNSARAGQAILTWDPPTTNSDGSPLTDLAGYKVYYGTTSGNYSTVMDVSNVTSYTVYGLFDNTTYYFATTAYNTSSIESAYSGEVAKTTAGTSNITAALPDTTPPTGTITINNGDPYATSASAAITFSCSDAGSGCSQMRSSNTGNVWQNYVTSWTWTLSSGDGLK